From one Streptococcus oralis genomic stretch:
- the glyS gene encoding glycine--tRNA ligase subunit beta — MIKNLLVELGLEELPAYVVTPSEKQLGEKMAAFLKENRLSFEDIQTFSTPRRLAVRVTGLADKQSDLTEDFKGPAKKIALDSDGNFTKAAQGFVRGKGLTVEDIEFREIKGEEYVYVTKEEVGQAVEAIVPGVVDVLKSLTFPVSMHWANNTFEYIRPVHTLTVLLDEQEFDLDFLDIKGGRVSRGHRFLGQETKIQSALSYEEDLRKQFVIADPREREQMIVDQIKSIEAEHGVGIEIDADLLNEVLNLVEYPTAFMGSFDAKYLEVPEEVLVTSMKEHQRYFVVRDQDGKLLPNFISVRNGNAEHLENVIKGNEKVLVARLEDGEFFWREDQKLVISDLVEKLNHVTFHEKIGSLREHMIRTGQIAILLAEKAGLSVDETVDLARAAAIYKFDLLTGMVGEFDELQGIMGEKYALLAGETPAVAAAIREHYMPTAAEGALPESKVGAILAIADKLDTILSFFSVGLIPSGSNDPYALRRATQGVVRILDAFGWHIAMDELIDSLYSLKFDSLTYENKAEVMDFIKARVDKMMGSTLKDIKEAVLASSNFVVADMLEAASALVEASKKEDFKPSVESLSRAFNLAEKAEGTDTVDPALFENEEEKALAEAVESLVLSGAASQQLEQLFALSPVIDAFFENTMVMAEDQTVRQNRLAILSQLTKKAAKLARFNQINTK; from the coding sequence ATGATAAAAAACTTATTAGTAGAACTCGGTCTTGAAGAGTTACCAGCCTACGTAGTAACCCCAAGTGAAAAACAACTAGGTGAAAAAATGGCAGCCTTCCTCAAGGAAAACCGCCTGTCCTTTGAAGACATTCAAACCTTCTCAACACCCCGTCGTTTGGCTGTTCGTGTGACTGGTCTTGCAGACAAACAGTCTGATTTGACAGAAGATTTCAAGGGTCCAGCAAAGAAAATTGCTTTGGATAGTGATGGAAACTTCACCAAAGCAGCCCAAGGATTTGTCCGTGGAAAAGGATTGACAGTTGAAGATATCGAATTCCGTGAAATCAAGGGTGAAGAATACGTCTATGTTACCAAGGAAGAAGTGGGTCAAGCAGTTGAAGCCATTGTTCCAGGTGTAGTAGACGTCTTGAAGTCACTGACTTTCCCTGTCAGCATGCACTGGGCTAACAACACCTTTGAATACATCCGCCCTGTACACACTTTGACAGTTCTCTTGGACGAGCAAGAGTTTGACTTGGATTTCCTTGATATCAAGGGCGGTCGTGTAAGCCGCGGTCATCGTTTCTTGGGACAAGAAACTAAGATTCAGTCAGCATTGAGCTATGAAGAAGATCTTCGTAAGCAGTTTGTAATCGCGGATCCTCGTGAACGTGAGCAAATGATTGTTGACCAAATCAAATCAATCGAAGCTGAACATGGTGTAGGTATCGAAATTGATGCGGATTTGCTTAATGAAGTCTTGAACTTGGTTGAATACCCAACTGCCTTCATGGGAAGTTTTGACGCCAAATACCTTGAAGTGCCAGAAGAGGTCTTGGTGACTTCGATGAAGGAACACCAACGCTACTTCGTTGTCCGTGATCAAGACGGTAAACTCTTGCCAAACTTCATTTCAGTCCGTAACGGAAACGCAGAGCATTTGGAAAATGTTATCAAGGGAAATGAAAAAGTCTTGGTTGCCCGCTTGGAAGACGGAGAATTCTTCTGGCGTGAGGACCAAAAATTGGTTATTTCTGACCTTGTTGAAAAATTGAACCATGTGACCTTCCACGAAAAGATTGGTTCTCTTCGTGAACACATGATTCGTACTGGTCAGATTGCCATTCTCTTGGCAGAAAAAGCTGGCTTGTCAGTGGATGAAACAGTTGACCTTGCTCGTGCAGCAGCCATTTACAAGTTTGACTTGTTGACGGGGATGGTTGGTGAGTTTGATGAGCTCCAAGGGATTATGGGTGAGAAATATGCCCTCCTTGCTGGGGAAACTCCAGCAGTTGCGGCTGCTATTCGTGAACACTACATGCCGACAGCTGCTGAAGGAGCTCTTCCAGAGAGTAAGGTGGGAGCCATTCTAGCCATCGCAGACAAATTGGATACGATTTTGAGTTTCTTCTCAGTAGGCTTGATTCCATCAGGTTCTAATGACCCTTATGCCCTTCGTCGTGCGACGCAAGGTGTGGTTCGTATCTTGGATGCTTTTGGTTGGCACATTGCTATGGATGAGTTGATTGATAGCCTTTACAGTTTGAAATTTGACAGCTTGACTTATGAAAATAAAGCAGAGGTCATGGACTTTATCAAGGCTCGTGTTGATAAGATGATGGGTTCTACTCTAAAAGATATCAAGGAAGCAGTTCTTGCAAGTTCAAACTTTGTTGTGGCAGATATGCTAGAAGCAGCAAGTGCTCTTGTCGAAGCAAGCAAGAAAGAAGATTTCAAACCATCTGTCGAATCCCTCTCTCGTGCTTTCAACTTGGCTGAAAAAGCCGAAGGAACTGATACTGTTGATCCTGCTCTCTTTGAGAATGAAGAAGAGAAAGCCTTGGCAGAAGCTGTAGAATCTCTTGTTTTGTCAGGGGCTGCAAGTCAGCAATTAGAACAACTCTTTGCGCTTAGTCCAGTTATTGATGCTTTCTTTGAAAATACTATGGTAATGGCTGAAGATCAGACTGTTCGACAAAATCGTTTGGCTATCTTGTCGCAACTAACCAAGAAAGCAGCTAAACTTGCTCGTTTCAACCAAATTAATACTAAATAA
- the glyQ gene encoding glycine--tRNA ligase subunit alpha, protein MSKKLTFQEIILTLQQFWNDQGCMLMQAYDNEKGAGTMSPYTFLRAIGPEPWNAAYVEPSRRPADGRYGENPNRLYQHHQFQVVMKPSPSNIQELYLESLEKLGINPLEHDIRFVEDNWENPSTGSAGLGWEVWLDGMEITQFTYFQQVGGLATGPVTAEVTYGLERLASYIQEVDSVYDIEWADGVKYGEIFIQPEYEHSKYSFEISDQEMLLENFDKFEKEAGRALEEGLVHPAYDYVLKCSHTFNLLDARGAVSVTERAGYIARIRNLARVVAKTFVAERKRLGYPLLDEATRAKLLAEDAE, encoded by the coding sequence ATGTCTAAAAAATTGACTTTCCAGGAAATCATCCTTACTTTACAACAATTTTGGAATGACCAAGGTTGTATGCTTATGCAGGCTTATGATAATGAAAAAGGTGCAGGGACAATGAGTCCTTACACTTTCCTTCGTGCTATTGGGCCTGAGCCATGGAATGCGGCTTATGTAGAGCCATCACGTCGTCCTGCCGACGGTCGCTACGGGGAAAATCCTAACCGTCTTTACCAACACCACCAATTCCAAGTGGTCATGAAGCCTTCTCCATCAAATATTCAAGAACTTTACCTTGAATCTTTGGAAAAATTGGGAATTAATCCTTTGGAGCACGATATTCGTTTTGTCGAGGACAACTGGGAAAATCCATCAACTGGATCTGCTGGTCTTGGTTGGGAAGTTTGGCTTGATGGGATGGAAATCACTCAGTTTACTTATTTCCAACAAGTCGGTGGATTGGCAACTGGCCCTGTGACTGCGGAAGTTACTTATGGTTTGGAACGCTTGGCTTCTTACATCCAAGAAGTAGACTCTGTTTACGATATTGAGTGGGCTGATGGTGTAAAATATGGAGAAATCTTTATCCAGCCTGAGTACGAGCATTCAAAATATTCATTTGAAATTTCGGACCAAGAAATGTTGCTGGAAAACTTTGATAAGTTTGAAAAAGAAGCTGGTCGCGCCTTGGAAGAAGGTTTGGTTCACCCTGCCTATGACTATGTTCTCAAATGTTCACACACCTTTAACCTACTTGATGCGCGTGGTGCTGTATCCGTAACCGAACGCGCAGGCTATATCGCTCGTATTCGTAACTTGGCCCGTGTCGTAGCTAAAACCTTTGTCGCAGAACGCAAACGCCTAGGCTACCCACTTTTGGATGAAGCAACACGAGCTAAACTCCTAGCAGAAGACGCAGAATAA
- a CDS encoding GFA family protein gives MLKGSCLCKAVTYTLDEELSELVFCHCSFCRKATASAYTVNAKVSSKNLVLHGKEQLVTYSSSPGKQRYYCQNCHSQIFTAQENIPEVCALKLGTIDECDQNLQTVPKRHIFQDPAFSWLLDE, from the coding sequence ATGCTTAAAGGATCTTGTTTATGCAAAGCAGTGACCTACACTTTGGATGAGGAATTGTCGGAATTAGTTTTTTGCCACTGCTCATTCTGTCGGAAAGCAACTGCGTCTGCCTATACAGTGAATGCCAAAGTTAGTAGTAAAAACCTAGTATTGCATGGAAAAGAACAGTTGGTTACCTATAGTTCATCTCCAGGAAAACAACGCTATTACTGTCAGAACTGTCATAGTCAAATTTTCACTGCTCAAGAAAATATACCAGAAGTCTGTGCTTTGAAACTAGGTACAATAGACGAATGCGATCAGAATTTACAAACTGTTCCCAAACGTCATATTTTTCAGGACCCAGCTTTTTCTTGGTTGCTTGATGAATAA